The Colletotrichum higginsianum IMI 349063 chromosome 2, whole genome shotgun sequence genome has a segment encoding these proteins:
- a CDS encoding Elongation factor Tu GTP binding domain-containing protein, which produces MTSKTIKSLPHEKRKGEAALSDFADYVEKQQALRYPSSKSADISKVPTAAPEHQHAELDELFDNLDLAEATSGVRLKDLLLGTDGGTLQQLEGVVQERILEGHGEAIFELGFESNGESMALTLSQWNDAYTRLKDAAKRIRADCQTLITKNVDGEMDASSAKPGKENHCSGKILIRQAPATVEDVIETRIAVVGNVDAGKSSLLGVLVKGDLDDGRGRARVNLFRHKHEIETGRTSSVGMEILGFDTVGEVVTSETPGRKLSWEEIGKRSAKVITFTDLAGHEKYLRTTVFGLLSSSPNYCLLMVAANNGLIGMSKEHLGIALALNVPVMVVITKIDICPPQILEQTISQITKILKSPGARKIPIFIKDREECINTATQFVSQRICPVFQVSNVTGENLDLVRTFLNILPHHGRYDSDAPFEFHVNDTFSVPFVGTVVSGIIKSGVIHAGDNVLIGPDSLGQFTTTSIRSIERKRLGVPAASAGQSASFALKKVRRKDVRKGMVVLPKLEGQPAPKVHREFIAEVLILSHATTIKTKYQAMLHVGPVSQTCAIIDVDRPYIRTGDRATVAFRFVQRPEYLAPGDRLLFREGRTKGLGIVKSVGYDPNKPLYPHGDDSAQGEDGAAPDNEGEKKPANGQATA; this is translated from the exons ATGACGAGCAAGACCATAAAGTCGTTACCGCACGAGAAGCGCAAGGGCGAGGCT GCCCTGAGCGACTTTGCCGATTAtgtcgagaagcagcaggcGCTACGGTACCCAAGCTCCAAGTCAGCCGACATCTCCAAGGTCCCCACTGCCGCCCCCGAGCACCAGCATGCCGAGCTTGACGAGCTCTTCGATAacctcgacctggccgaggccaccTCGGGCGTTCGGTTGAAAGACCTTCTGTTGGGCACCGACGGCGGCACGCTTCAGCAGCTGGAAGGGGTTGTCCAGGAGAGGATACTCGAGGGCCATGGAGAGGCCATCTTTGAGCTCGGCTTCGAGAGCAACGGCGAGTCGATGGCGCTCACTCTCAGTCAGTGGAACGATGCGTACACAAGGCTGAAGGACGCGGCCAAGAGGATACGCGCCGACTGCCAGACCCTCATCACAAAGaacgtcgacggcgagatggATGCGTCAAGCGCGAAACCCGGCAAGGAAAACCACTGCAGTGGCAAAATCTTGATCCGACAGGCTCCGGCGACCGTGGAGGATGTCATTGAGACCCGGATAGCCGTTGTGGGCAATG TCGACGCAGGCAAGAGCTCTCTTCTGGGCGTTCTGGTGAAAGGCGACCTCGACGATGGTAGAGGACGGGCGCGGGTGAACCTCTTCCGACACAAGCACGAGATTGAAACGGGCAGAACCAGCTCCGTCGGCATGGAGATACTGGGGTTCGATACTGTTGGAGAGGTCGTTACCTCGGAGACCCCTGGGA GGAAACTGTCGTGGGAGGAGATCGGAAAGCGCAGCGCCAAAGTCATCACCTTCACCGACTTGGCAGGCCACGAAAAGTACTTGCGAACGACGGTATTCGGGTTGCTCTCCAGCAGCCCCAACTACTGCCTGCTGATGGTGGCGGCGAACAACGGTTTGATCGGCATGAGCAAGGAGCACCTGGGCAtcgccctggccctcaaCGTGCCCGTCATGGTCGTCATCACCAAGATTGACATTTGTCCGCCGCAGATCCTCGAGCAGACCATCAGCCAGATCACAAAGATTCTCAAGAGCCCAGGGGCGCGCAAGATCCCCATCTTCATCAAGGACCGCGAGGAGTGCATCAACACGGCCACCCAGTTTGTCAGCCAGAGGATATGTCCCGTGTTCCAGGTCTCCAACGTCACGGGCGAGAACCTCGACTTGGTCCGGACGTTCCTGAACATCCTGCCGCACCACGGACGCTACGACTCGGACGCCCCCTTTGAATTCCACGTCAACGACACCTTCTCGGTCCCGTTCGTCGGTACTGTCGTCTCGGGAATCATCAAGTCTGGTGTTATCCACGCCGGAGACAACGTTCTCATCGGACCGGACTCGTTAGGGCAGTTCACGACCACCAGCATCCGTTCGATCGAGCGCAAGCGACTGGGGGTGCCAGCTGCATCTGCGGGGCAGTCGGCATCTTTCGCCCTGAAAAAGGTCCGTCGCAAGGACGTCCGAAAGGGCATGGTTGTCCTGCCCAAGCTCGAGGGACAGCCGGCTCCCAAGGTGCACAGAGAGTTCATTGCGGAAG TATTGATCCTCTCTCatgccaccaccatcaaGACCAAGTACCAGGCCATGTTGCACGTCGGTCCGGTCTCGCAGACATGCGCGATAATCGACGTCGATCGTCCGTACATCCGGACTGGCGACagggcgacggtggcgttCCGGTTCGTGCAGCGACCCGAGTACCTCGCCCCAGGCGACAGGTTGCTGTTCCGAGAAGGCAGAACCAAGGGCCTCGGGATCGTCAAGTCGGTTGGCTACGACCCCAACAAACCGCTATACCCGCACGGCGACGACTCGGCacagggcgaggacggcgcggctCCGGATAAcgagggggagaagaagcctgCCAACGGTCAGGCTACGGCGTGA
- a CDS encoding Heterokaryon incompatibility protein — protein sequence MKRSIVQYPRRHLVQLVFLVSAATATTISVGSTALSLSNFQLIAEVSVPLGCLLAYNNPIQGCEATDFASKRTCSTTCTSGLARMQSTLQDACQAVQVQANTILGQALAGNLVTLLCGATNQPTSSPVQTVKPSTTTVFILPSTSAVKPPPPPPPPPATTTPVLPPSPPVTTTVLPPPPPPSMTSAPVLPPPVQSSPPPPLPPPTTAVPPVSNPVPPPPPPPPPPPPPPPTTIVTSTTTTETQATPQTTSTKPPVNPLDALLQNGAQGKTTGGAFEWGLPALAIIFSGFL from the coding sequence ATGAAGAGGTCAATAGTCCAATACCCCCGTCGGCACTTGGTCCAGCTCGTGTTCCTCGtctcggcggccacggcgaccACTATCAGCGTCGGGAGCACAGCGCTCAGCCTGTCTAACTTCCAACTGATTGCCGAGGTTTCTGTGCCGCTGGGTTGCTTGTTGGCATACAACAATCCTATCCAAGGATGCGAGGCCACCGATTTTGCCAGCAAGAGAACATGCTCGACCACGTGTACGAGTGGGCTGGCACGCATGCAAAGCACCCTCCAAGATGCCTGCCAGGCGGTTCAAGTCCAGGCCAACACGATCCTCGGCCAGGCGCTCGCGGGAAATCTCGTCACCTTGCTCTGTGGTGCCACCAATCAACCGACGTCGTCACCAGTGCAGACCGTCAAGCCCAGCACCACGACAGTGTTCATCCTGCCGTCGACCAGCGCCGTCAagcctcctccaccaccccCGCCACCACCGGCTACTACTACTCCCGTCCTTCCACCTTCACCACCGGTTACAACTACTGTCCTCccacctccgcctccgccatctATGACGTCGGCACCGGTACTGCCACCTCCAGTTCagtcttctcctcctccaccgctACCGCCACCGACTACGGCCGTGCCGCCCGTCTCCAATCCagtaccgccgccgccgccgccgccgccgccgccgccgcctccacctccCACCACCATAGTCACCTCTACGACCACGACTGAAACCCAAGCAACACCTCAGACCACGTCGACGAAGCCTCCCGTCAACCCCCTAGACGCTTTGCTGCAGAACGGTGCACAGGGCAAGACAACTGGAGGCGCTTTTGAATGGGGGCTGCCGGCCCTTGCTATCATCTTTTCGGGTTTCTTGTGA
- a CDS encoding Sodium/hydrogen antiporter, translated as MAWDHLSITKPHLVYIILGGFTTLFMLCSSIIKERMYIGEATVATICGIIFGPHAANLIDPKSWGNVDLVTIEFSRIVLVVQCFAVGVELPKFYMEKHWRSVTLLLIPVMTIGWLVVSLFIWWLIDPLSWLESLVIAACVTATDPVLASSVVGKGKFAKRVPKHLRDLLSAESGCNDGMAFPFVYLGIYLIQEHMDAKATTFHWIVYTILYECIFGAIFGFVVGYIARHGIKYAEEHDLIDRESFLVFYFVLALFCAGAGSLLGMDDLLVGFAAGVGFSNDGWFASRTEESHVSNVIDLLINLAYFVFLGTIIPWEQYNMVAEGITPWRLVVIAIFVILFRRIPAMLLLKPFIPDIKTWREAIFAGHFGPIGVGAIFVAILARAELQWETAVPLSDTPPEEIEHRTLVAVIWPIVTFLVISSIIVHGSSVAVFTLGKRINTLTITMSYTTAPEDGPTWMNRLPRISSQSRSQARTISDTDGEELKMPEFPPGTLPPVGFPGAFLRRQKDEDGSKSRTRSTSRSRRKKNNKWDDGIGPGGPVSQSAIFPTRREPLLNEKDPASPDGDGTTPPRRDSDRGRSRDPEKDDDEITPSPEGGSSRTETPSKIQIYEEGNNLVVENEDGDVLTVERSESRAMAVADAEAHHRSPVETDLAAVAVDKAKQGEKFNWTLDSFKRKVEDVYTSEVEKRKEKSKADRRHEPARAFQFGNTIIVEDEDGEVIKTYELPSSKTGKETGGRTQQSLKYLGMGGLLKASEKPVPRGATEGESSAEGAANAPPPKSGWQRYLGGSAGAAQKPKKNAAEGQQEDDRHIRFTIGGVGQRMTKEDFIREVQKLDDKTRRQVVDQSTASQRVKSIAKGDVPSPADQHANIPTIRIGSDSAEKRSGSYTPQRVNSGAAQPAARTLREEEADEEETAIERHRRLAVLSNQSDEDVDSGETPAERRRREAALGMNANDGGDDSEDEGGERVPPTRRGIRFAESTVPRGQK; from the exons ATGGCGTGGGACCATCTCTCCATCACGAAGCCGCACTTGGTGTAcatcatcctgggcggcTTCACCACCCTTTTCATGCTCTGCTCCTCCATCATCAAGGAGCGCATGTACATCGGCGAGGCCACTGTTGCTACCATCTGTGGCATCATCTTCGGCCCCCACGCCGCGAACCTGATCGACCCCAAGAGCTGGGGcaacgtcgacctcgtcaccATCGAATTCTCCcgcatcgtcctcgtcgtccagtgTTTCGCCGTCGGTGTCGAGTTGCCCAAGTTCTACATGGAGAAGCACTGGAGATCCGTCACCCTGCTGCTGATCCCCGTCATGACCATTGGCTGGCTCGTTGTGAGCCTGTTCATCTGGTGGCTGATCGACCCGCTGTCCTGGCTCGAGAGCTTGGTCATTGCCGCCTGTGTCACCGCCACCGACCCCgtcttggcctcgtccgtcgtcggcaaggGCAAGTTCGCCAAGCGCGTCCCCAAGCACTTGCGAGACCTGCTGTCCGCCGAGTCCGGCTGCAACGACGGCATGGCCTTCCCCTTTGTCTACCTCGGAATCTACCTGATCCAGGAACACATGGACGCCAAGGCCACCACGTTCCATTGGATCGTCTACACGATTCTCTATGAGTGCATCTTTGGCGCCATTTTCGGTTTCGTCGTCGGCTACATCGCCCGCCACGGCATCAAGTACGCAGAGGAGCACGATCTGATTGACCGAGAGAGTTTCTTGGTCTTCTACTTTGTCCTCGCCCTGTTttgcgccggcgccggtaGTCTGCTCGGTATGGACGACCTgctcgtcggcttcgccgccggcgtcggcttCTCCAACGACGGTTGGTTCGCCTCCAGGACCGAGGAGTCCCACGTCTCCAACGTCATCGATCTGTTGATCAACCTGGCCTACTTTGTCTTCCTGGGCACCATCATCCCCTGGGAGCAGTACAACATGGTCGCCGAGGGCATCACCCCCTGGCGTCTGGTCGTCATTgccatcttcgtcatcctGTTCCGCCGCATCCCCGCCATGCTCCTCCTGAAGCCCTTCATACCGGACATCAAGACGTGGCGCGAGGCCATCTTCGCCGGCCATTTCGGCcccatcggcgtcggcgccatctTTGTCGCCATTCTGGCTCGCGCCGAGTTGCAGTGGGAGACGGCCGTGCCGCTTTCCGACACCCCGCCCGAAGAGATCGAGCACAGgaccctcgtcgccgtcattTGGCCCATTGTCACtttcctcgtcatctcctccatcattGTCCACGGTTCCTCGGTGGCCGTCTTTACCCTCGGAAAGCGCATCAACACCCTGACGATCACCATGTCCTACACCACCGCCCCCGAGGACGGCCCCACCTGGATGAACCGCCTGCCGAGAATCTCCTCGCAGTCTCGGTCGCAGGCCCGGACCATCTCCGATACCGATGGCGAAGAGCTGAAGATGCCAGAATTCCCGCCTGGCACCCTGCCGCCCGTCGGCTTCCCAGGTGCCTTCCTCCGGCGCcagaaggacgaggatggcTCGAAATCTCGCACTCGGTCGACGTCGCGCAGCCGGcgcaagaagaacaacaagTGGGACGACGGTATCGGTCCTGGCGGTCCCGTTTCTCAGTCTGCCATCTTCCCCACCAGACGCGAGCCTCTCTTGAACGAAAAGGACCCTGCCTCCCCTGACGGTGATGGCACCACGCCGCCCAGGCGCGATTCCGACAGGGGCCGCTCGAGGGATCCCGAAAAGGACGATGATGAGATCACGCCCTCTCCCGAAGGAGGCTCCAGCCGAACCGAAACCCCGTCCAAGATCCAAATCTACGAAGAGGGAAACAATCTGGTGGTGGagaacgaggacggcgacgtcttGACCGTTGAGCGCTCAGAGAGCAGAGCAATGGCCGTTGCGGATGCCGAGGCACACCACCGTTCGCCGGTTGAAACCGATCTGGCCGCAGTGGCCGTCGACAAGGCGAAACAGGGCGAAAAGTTCAACTGGACCCTGGACTCGTTCAAGCGCAAGGTTGAGGATGTCTACACGTCGGAGGTGGAGAAGCGTAAGGAGAAGAGCAAGGCCGACAGGCGGCATGAGCCCGCTCGAGCGTTCCAGTTCGGCAATACT ATCATtgttgaagacgaggacggcgaagTCATCAAGACGTACGAGCTGCCGTCGTCCAAGACTGGCAAGGAAACCGGAGGCCGCACACAGCAAAGCCTCAAGTACCTTGGCATGGGCGGTCTGCTAAAGGCATCCGAGAAGCCCGTGCCCCGAGGCGCGACCGAAGGTGAATCCAGCGCCGAGGGTGCTGCCAATGCCCCTCCTCCGAAATCGGGCTGGCAACGCTACCttggcggcagcgccggTGCCGCGCAAAAGCCAAAGAAGAACGCGGCCGAAGGACAACAGGAGGATGACCGACACATCAGGTTTACCATTGGCGGAGTAGGCCAGCGCATGACCAAGGAAGACTTTATCCGGGAAGTGCAGAAGCTCGATGACAAAACCCGGCGACAGGTCGTGGACCAATCGACTGCATCCCAGCGTGTCAAGTCGATCGCCAAAGGAGATGTCCCTTCTCCGGCTGACCAACATGCGAATATCCCCACCATCAGGATTGGCAGCGACTCGGCCGAGAAGCGATCCGGATCGTACACTCCACAGCGAGTGAACTCTGGCGCGGCACAGCCCGCCGCGAGAACATTgcgagaggaagaggcggacgaggaggagacggccaTCGAGAGGCATCGCAGGCTGGCTGTTCTCTCGAACcagagcgacgaggacgtgGATTCGGGCGAGACCCCGGCCGAGAGGCGTCGTAGGGAGGCCGCGCTGGGTATGAACGCCAACGACGGCGGGGACGACTCggaagacgagggaggggagagagtACCGCCTACGAGGAGAGGCATCCGGTTTGCAGAGAGCACGGTGCCGCGAGGCCAAAAGTAG
- a CDS encoding Kinesin-like protein, whose amino-acid sequence MSDFTTEAFTLLGVAIGVIVLRTYARVKAVGIKHLQADDYLMLLVAVTYSAETALAYSVGAYWRGLANNGMTDEERRNLDPASEEFNIRVNGSKTQIAGWITYSCLVLWPAKAAMCTFYVRLTVSNAGSPSPLASVPRADTTQEGLHNYRKRIICGFVLIIVTWLAVFFSIIFSCHPIHKNWQIYPDPGNLCQPAISKINILVTVVLNVITDLYLLSIPIPMLWGAQLPLRKKLGLIVLFSGGIFVTMAGILRCVLIISNPVTGAQQAGSWAVRETFVAIVTTNIPMIFPLVRRWLTPIFGSITTTLSRGTNNRYGNSKRSNLPAPGSIKLGEVTDGGSSIGGSGARKKGRQPFSQYPITEFTLSGSEEHLNKSPPLPGVISKNVEIRVEESKRDISRSGTGSMESSMERGDAYFTVDVNGPSGGGGDTPKATRGARGTGGA is encoded by the exons ATGTCCGACTTTACGACGGAAGCCTTCACGCTTCTCGGCGTAGCGATTGGCGTCATCGTTTTGCGGACGTACGCGCGggtcaaggccgtcggcatcaAGCATCTGCAGGCAGATGACTACCTGATGCTGCTCGTTGCT GTCACATACTCCGCCGAGACCGCCCTGGCGTACAGTGTAGGGGCCTACTGGCGCGGCCTCGCGAATAATGGcatgacggacgaggagaggaggaacCTCGACCCCGCCAGCGAAGAGTTTAACATCAG GGTCAACGGGTCCAAGACGCAGATCGCGGGATGGATCACGTACAGTTGCCTTGTGCTCTGGCCCGCCAAAGCCGCCATGTGCACTTTTTACGTGCGCCTTACGGTGAGTAATGCTGGCTCGCCGTCTCCTTTGGCGTCGGTGCCCAGAGCTGACACGACGCAGGAAGGACTACACAATTACCGAAAGCGTATCATTTGCGGTTTCGTCCTTATCATAGTGACCTGGCTGGCGGTGTTCTTCTCCATCATCTTCAGCTGCCACCCGATACACAAGAACTGGCAGATCTACCCCGACCCGGGCA ATCTCTGCCAACCGGCCATATCCAAAATCAacatcctcgtcaccgtcgtcctCAACGTCATCACAGATCTCTACCTCCTGAGCATCCCGATCCCGATGCTGTGGGGTGCGCAGCTGCCCTTGAGAAAGAAGCTCGGTCTCATTGTGCTGTTCTCGGGAGGCATCTTCGTCACCATGGCCGGCATCCTGCGCTGCGTTCTCATTATCTCG AACCCCGTCACCGGCGCACAGCAAGCAGGCTCCTGGGCCGTCCGCGAGAccttcgtcgccatcgtcaccaCCAATATCCCGATGATCTTCCCCCTCGTCCGCCGCTGGCTTACCCCCATCTTTGGCTCCATCACGACCACCCTGTCGCGGGGTACCAACAACAGATACGGGAACTCGAAGAGGTCGAACCTCCCGGCTCCGGGGAGCATTAAGCTCGGCGAAGTCACGgatggcggcagcagcatcggcggcagTGGCGCCCGGAAGAAGGGCCGCCAGCCATTTAGTCAGTACCCCATCACCGAGTTCACGCTGTCCGGGAGCGAAGAGCACCTCAACAAATCGCCGCCCCTGCCGGGGGTCATCAGCAAGAACGTGGAGATTCGGGTCGAAGAGTCGAAGCGAGACATTTCGAGGAGCGGCACGGGGAGCATGGAGAGCAGCATGGAGAGGGGGGACGCCTACTTTACGGTTGACGTTAATGGacccagcggcggcggcggtgacacGCCCAAGGCGACGAGAGGAGCAAGAGGTACAGGGGGGGCATGA